One window of the Brevundimonas goettingensis genome contains the following:
- a CDS encoding TonB-dependent receptor domain-containing protein — protein MIKIKTAMLATTAATALLAIAGASMAQTAPQAPQQPAPQPAPAASPATQAIVEEAQEEGDPAASVDDIVVVGSQIRGADVTAALPVTVLGQDQIAATGAVTGDDLLRTIPQMGDVLFSAANNAQTSNAARGDVNSVNLRSLGVGNTLVLLNGRRIVSHPTSQGTSDTGTVPVLSYNSNAIPVSGLERLEVLLDGAAAIYGADAVAGVVNTVTQDDFDGLRFTTQYGGAENTHLRELSIGLFAGKDFDRGNVSAFIDFTDRTALQADDQQFTRSDNLRFLFEDYPDFASSLTPDARNTRGPWANLAVINGPGIIRRGTTPLTSAAGVFHIQPTTITGCQANLSQTGICIGQAALSFNGVQRDLRYDTATGTTITPEVQRLNLFFTGHYDLNDNVTAFGELGWYQAETKRLQPALINLNTLTIPTTNYWNPFGPVTFANGQTNPNRLSGLTNVPVQGLAVTLNQYRFVDAGMQKVSVDNYQARALAGLRGEFRGFDWETALTYSEAEATDSSTAVNATKLQAQLALSTPDAYNPFNGGCLDNTSVGDCTASSQAAIDAITFDLKRVSKTTLAMVDFKVSKGDLLHLWAGDLGMAFGVEARKETQNDDRDPNVDGTNVFVDSVTGATNLSNVISVSPNPDTHGERTVSAAYIEFAVPVVSPEMNIPLVHKLDLQIAGRAEHYSDFGSVAKPKIAVAWDIFDGLRLRGSYSEGFRAPNLEQTNATTYGRLATNNDFIRCEADLRAGRIATFGACARSIGYSLLVSGNPDLKPEESTNSSYGIVFQPKFLPESLGDWTFTVDKWRIQQEKIVGLFGGSAATVQDYLDRVTGSSNPLVVRAAPNADDIALFAGTGIAPVGQIISVSDKFVNLLPQDVQGIDFGIVWRLRNTPVGNFRVNINAAKLTKFSREPGPQIDALFAARAAGTINAATPLPDSSSLLAQNGRPEWKVSGTVTWANGPWQVGVFTQYISAVDDTAFIGTSGNPWEVESRLTGNLYGQYEFEDHFGIANNTRLRAGVRNITNEAPPLSSSGYLGSLYQPYGRYWYMSVTKTF, from the coding sequence ATGATCAAGATCAAGACCGCCATGCTGGCGACCACCGCCGCCACGGCCCTGCTGGCGATCGCCGGCGCTTCGATGGCCCAGACGGCCCCGCAAGCGCCGCAACAGCCCGCGCCCCAGCCGGCGCCCGCCGCTTCGCCCGCGACCCAGGCCATCGTCGAGGAGGCGCAGGAGGAGGGCGATCCCGCCGCCAGCGTCGACGACATCGTCGTGGTCGGCTCCCAGATCCGCGGCGCCGACGTCACCGCCGCCCTGCCGGTCACGGTGCTGGGGCAGGACCAGATCGCCGCCACCGGCGCCGTTACCGGCGACGACCTGCTGCGCACCATCCCGCAGATGGGCGACGTCCTGTTCAGCGCCGCCAACAACGCCCAGACCTCGAACGCGGCCCGCGGCGACGTCAACTCGGTCAACCTGCGCTCGCTCGGCGTCGGCAACACCCTGGTGCTGCTGAACGGACGCCGCATCGTCTCCCACCCGACCAGTCAGGGCACGTCCGACACCGGCACGGTGCCGGTGCTCAGCTACAACTCCAACGCCATTCCGGTCTCGGGGCTGGAGCGTCTGGAAGTCCTGCTGGACGGCGCGGCCGCCATCTACGGCGCCGACGCGGTGGCGGGCGTGGTCAACACCGTCACCCAGGACGACTTCGACGGCTTGCGCTTCACCACCCAGTACGGCGGCGCCGAGAACACCCATCTGCGTGAGCTCAGCATCGGCCTGTTCGCGGGCAAGGACTTCGACCGGGGCAATGTCTCGGCCTTCATCGACTTCACCGACCGCACCGCGCTCCAGGCCGACGACCAGCAGTTCACCCGCTCGGACAACCTGCGCTTCCTGTTCGAGGACTATCCCGACTTCGCCTCCAGCCTGACGCCGGACGCCCGCAACACGCGTGGTCCCTGGGCCAATCTGGCGGTCATCAACGGCCCCGGCATCATCCGGCGCGGCACCACGCCCCTGACCAGCGCGGCGGGGGTGTTCCACATCCAGCCGACCACCATCACGGGTTGTCAGGCCAACCTGAGCCAGACCGGCATCTGCATCGGTCAGGCGGCGCTCAGCTTCAATGGCGTCCAGCGCGACCTGCGCTATGACACCGCGACGGGCACGACGATCACGCCCGAGGTCCAGCGCCTGAACCTGTTCTTCACCGGCCACTACGACCTCAACGACAATGTCACGGCCTTCGGGGAGCTGGGCTGGTATCAGGCCGAGACCAAGCGTCTGCAGCCGGCGCTGATCAACCTCAACACCCTGACCATCCCGACGACCAACTACTGGAACCCGTTCGGCCCGGTCACCTTCGCCAACGGCCAGACCAACCCGAACCGACTGTCGGGCCTGACCAATGTCCCGGTGCAGGGTCTGGCGGTCACCCTGAACCAGTACCGCTTCGTCGATGCGGGCATGCAGAAGGTCAGCGTCGACAACTATCAGGCCCGCGCCCTGGCCGGTCTGCGCGGCGAGTTCCGTGGCTTCGACTGGGAGACGGCGCTGACCTATTCGGAAGCCGAGGCCACCGATAGCTCGACCGCCGTCAACGCCACCAAGCTGCAGGCCCAGCTGGCCCTGTCGACGCCCGACGCCTACAACCCGTTCAACGGCGGCTGCCTGGACAACACCAGCGTCGGCGACTGCACGGCCAGCTCGCAGGCGGCCATCGACGCCATCACCTTCGATCTGAAGCGGGTGTCCAAGACGACCCTGGCCATGGTCGACTTCAAGGTCTCCAAGGGCGACCTGCTGCACCTCTGGGCCGGCGATCTCGGCATGGCCTTCGGCGTCGAGGCCCGCAAGGAGACCCAGAACGACGACCGCGATCCGAACGTCGACGGCACCAATGTCTTCGTCGACTCGGTCACCGGCGCGACCAACCTGTCCAACGTCATCTCGGTCAGCCCCAACCCGGACACCCACGGCGAACGGACGGTCTCGGCCGCCTATATCGAGTTCGCCGTGCCGGTCGTCTCGCCGGAGATGAACATCCCTCTGGTCCACAAGCTGGACCTGCAGATCGCCGGCCGGGCCGAGCACTATTCGGACTTCGGCAGCGTGGCCAAGCCCAAGATCGCCGTCGCCTGGGACATCTTCGACGGCCTGCGCCTGCGCGGCTCCTATTCGGAAGGCTTCCGCGCCCCGAACCTGGAACAGACCAACGCCACCACCTACGGCCGTCTGGCGACCAACAACGACTTCATCCGCTGCGAGGCCGACCTGCGCGCCGGCCGCATCGCCACCTTCGGCGCCTGCGCCCGCTCGATCGGTTACTCGCTGCTGGTCTCGGGCAACCCGGACCTGAAGCCGGAGGAGAGCACCAACTCGTCGTACGGCATCGTCTTCCAGCCGAAGTTCCTGCCCGAGAGCCTGGGCGACTGGACCTTCACGGTCGACAAGTGGCGGATCCAGCAGGAGAAGATCGTCGGCCTGTTCGGCGGCTCCGCCGCCACGGTTCAGGACTACCTCGACCGCGTCACCGGCTCGTCCAACCCGCTGGTGGTTCGCGCCGCGCCCAATGCCGATGACATCGCCCTGTTCGCCGGTACGGGCATCGCCCCGGTCGGCCAGATCATCTCGGTGTCGGACAAGTTCGTGAACCTGCTGCCGCAGGACGTCCAGGGCATCGACTTCGGCATCGTCTGGCGTCTGCGCAACACCCCGGTCGGCAACTTCCGGGTCAACATCAATGCGGCCAAGCTGACCAAGTTCAGCCGTGAGCCCGGCCCGCAGATCGACGCCCTGTTCGCCGCCCGCGCCGCCGGCACGATCAACGCCGCCACGCCCCTGCCGGACTCCTCCAGCCTGCTGGCCCAGAACGGCCGTCCGGAGTGGAAGGTCTCGGGCACGGTCACCTGGGCCAACGGCCCGTGGCAGGTCGGGGTCTTCACCCAGTACATCAGCGCCGTGGACGACACCGCCTTCATCGGGACCTCGGGCAATCCGTGGGAGGTCGAGAGCCGCCTGACCGGCAACCTGTACGGCCAGTACGAGTTCGAGGACCACTTCGGCATCGCCAACAACACCCGCCTGCGGGCCGGGGTGCGCAACATCACCAATGAGGCGCCGCCGCTGTCGTCGTCCGGCTATCTGGGCTCGCTGTACCAGCCCTACGGCCGCTACTGGTACATGAGCGTCACCAAGACGTTCTGA
- a CDS encoding aldehyde dehydrogenase family protein codes for MTDTLQLSHLIDGERVETARPGESHNPSNTNDIVARTPDGGQAEVDAAVAAARAAFPSWSEASPEVRADVLDRAGTLVMERREQLGRLLSREEGKTLPEGIGETVRAGRILKYFAGEALRRHGQNLDSVRPGVEIQTYRQAVGVYGLITPWNFPIAIPAWKAAPALAFGNTVVMKPAGPTPATASALADILVEAGLPKGVFNLVIGRGGVGQAIVDHPDVDGVSFTGSQGVGAGVAAGAVARQARVQLEMGGKNPLIVLDDADLERAVMIALDGSYYATGQRCTASSRLIVTDAIHDKFVALLAEKVAALRVGDALDPNTQMGPAVSEAQMETSYKYIDIARQGGGRIVTGGERLSLENPGWYVQPTLIADTDPAMRINTEEVFGPVASTIRVKDYEEALNVANTTEFGLAAGIVTTSLKHARDFQRRAKAGMTMVNLPTAGVDYHVPFGGTKSSSYGAREQGFAAIEFYTQTKTSYSWS; via the coding sequence ATGACCGACACCCTCCAGCTCTCCCACCTGATCGACGGCGAACGCGTGGAGACGGCCCGGCCGGGCGAGAGCCACAACCCGTCCAACACCAACGACATCGTCGCCCGGACGCCCGACGGCGGTCAGGCCGAGGTCGACGCCGCCGTGGCCGCCGCCAGGGCCGCCTTTCCGTCCTGGTCCGAGGCCAGCCCCGAAGTCCGCGCCGATGTGCTGGACCGCGCCGGGACGCTCGTCATGGAGCGCCGCGAACAGCTCGGTCGCCTGCTGTCGCGCGAGGAAGGCAAGACCCTGCCCGAGGGCATCGGCGAGACCGTCCGCGCGGGCCGCATCCTCAAGTACTTCGCCGGCGAGGCCCTGCGCCGCCACGGCCAGAACCTCGACAGCGTCCGCCCGGGCGTGGAGATCCAGACCTATCGTCAGGCCGTCGGCGTCTATGGCCTGATCACCCCCTGGAACTTCCCCATCGCCATCCCGGCGTGGAAGGCCGCCCCTGCCCTCGCCTTCGGCAACACGGTGGTGATGAAGCCCGCCGGCCCGACGCCCGCGACGGCCAGCGCCCTCGCCGACATCCTCGTCGAGGCCGGCCTGCCCAAGGGCGTCTTCAACCTAGTCATCGGCCGCGGCGGCGTGGGTCAGGCGATCGTCGACCATCCGGACGTGGACGGCGTCTCCTTCACGGGCTCGCAAGGCGTCGGCGCGGGCGTCGCGGCGGGCGCGGTCGCGCGTCAGGCCCGGGTCCAGCTGGAGATGGGCGGCAAGAACCCCCTGATCGTCCTCGATGACGCCGACCTGGAGCGGGCGGTCATGATCGCTCTGGACGGCTCCTACTACGCCACCGGCCAGCGTTGCACGGCCTCCAGCCGCCTGATCGTCACCGACGCCATCCACGACAAGTTCGTCGCCCTGCTGGCCGAGAAGGTCGCGGCCCTCCGCGTCGGCGACGCCCTCGATCCCAACACCCAGATGGGCCCGGCGGTCTCCGAGGCCCAGATGGAGACGAGCTACAAGTACATCGACATCGCCCGTCAGGGCGGCGGCCGCATCGTCACCGGCGGCGAGCGCCTGAGCCTCGAGAACCCGGGCTGGTACGTGCAACCGACCCTGATCGCCGACACCGATCCGGCCATGCGGATCAACACCGAGGAGGTCTTCGGTCCGGTCGCCTCGACCATCCGCGTCAAGGACTATGAGGAGGCGCTGAACGTCGCCAACACGACCGAGTTCGGCCTCGCGGCGGGCATCGTCACCACCTCGCTCAAGCACGCCCGCGACTTCCAGCGCCGGGCGAAGGCGGGCATGACCATGGTCAATCTGCCGACCGCGGGCGTCGACTACCACGTCCCCTTCGGCGGCACGAAGTCGTCCAGCTATGGCGCCCGCGAACAGGGCTTCGCGGCCATCGAGTTCTACACCCAGACCAAGACCAGCTACAGCTGGTCCTAG
- a CDS encoding dicarboxylate/amino acid:cation symporter: MQPITQTAAAPAVKKPFYAHLYFQVLTAIVLGAVIGHFWPEFGKSLKPLGDAFIKLVKMVIAPVIFLTIVTGIAGMRDLGRVGRVAAKAFAYFLVFSTLALILGLIVANVVQPGRGLNIDPSTLNAGAVAQYSSAAHETTIQGFLMGIIPDTVVSAFSTGNILQVLFVSILFGVALALIGDVGKPVLTFLESISAAFFKLVAILMKAAPIGAFGAFAFTIGAYGIGSIANLAALVATFYLTAILFVVGILGLVGIANGFNILKLIRYLKEELLLVLGTSSSEAALPSLLEKMERAGAAKSVVGLVVPTGYSFNLDGTNIYMTMAALFIAQALGIHLSLEQQILLLAVAMLSSKGAAGITGAGFITLAATLAVVPSVPIAGMALILGVDRFMSECRALTNFIGNAVATLVVARWENQLDRDALKAALDGHPQPLAAQPDPAAGPGDDALVTAD, from the coding sequence TTGCAACCGATCACCCAGACCGCGGCCGCTCCGGCTGTGAAGAAGCCCTTCTACGCCCACCTGTATTTCCAGGTGCTGACGGCGATCGTGCTGGGGGCGGTGATCGGGCATTTCTGGCCGGAGTTCGGCAAGTCGCTGAAGCCGCTGGGCGACGCCTTCATCAAGCTGGTGAAGATGGTCATCGCCCCGGTGATCTTCCTGACCATCGTCACCGGCATCGCCGGGATGCGGGATCTGGGCAGGGTCGGACGGGTGGCGGCCAAGGCCTTTGCCTATTTCCTGGTCTTCTCGACGCTGGCGCTGATCCTCGGCCTGATCGTGGCCAATGTCGTCCAGCCGGGACGGGGGCTGAACATCGACCCCTCGACCCTGAACGCCGGGGCGGTGGCCCAGTATTCGTCGGCCGCGCATGAGACGACCATCCAGGGCTTCCTGATGGGGATCATCCCCGACACCGTGGTCAGCGCCTTCTCGACCGGCAACATCCTGCAGGTGCTGTTCGTCTCGATCCTGTTCGGCGTCGCCCTGGCCTTGATCGGCGACGTCGGCAAGCCGGTGCTGACCTTCCTTGAGTCCATTTCGGCGGCCTTCTTCAAACTGGTCGCCATCCTGATGAAGGCCGCGCCCATCGGGGCCTTCGGGGCCTTCGCCTTCACCATCGGCGCCTATGGCATCGGCTCGATCGCCAACCTCGCGGCTCTCGTGGCGACCTTCTATCTGACCGCCATCCTGTTCGTGGTCGGCATTCTGGGGCTGGTCGGGATCGCCAACGGCTTCAATATCCTCAAGCTGATCCGCTATCTGAAGGAAGAGCTGCTGCTGGTGCTGGGCACCTCCTCGTCGGAGGCCGCGCTTCCCAGCCTGCTGGAGAAGATGGAACGGGCCGGGGCCGCCAAGTCGGTGGTCGGTCTGGTCGTGCCGACGGGCTATTCGTTCAATCTGGACGGCACCAACATCTATATGACGATGGCGGCCCTGTTCATCGCCCAGGCGCTCGGCATCCACCTCAGCCTCGAGCAGCAGATCCTGCTGCTGGCCGTGGCCATGCTGTCTTCCAAGGGGGCGGCGGGCATCACCGGGGCCGGCTTCATCACCCTGGCCGCGACGCTCGCCGTCGTCCCCAGCGTGCCGATCGCGGGCATGGCCCTGATCCTGGGCGTCGACCGGTTCATGAGCGAATGCCGGGCCCTGACCAACTTCATCGGCAACGCCGTGGCCACACTGGTGGTGGCCCGCTGGGAGAACCAGCTCGACCGCGACGCCCTCAAGGCCGCTCTCGACGGCCACCCCCAACCACTCGCCGCACAACCCGATCCCGCCGCCGGGCCGGGGGACGATGCGCTCGTTACCGCCGACTAA
- the kdgD gene encoding 5-dehydro-4-deoxyglucarate dehydratase, which yields MAATIGGGLLSFPVTHFDTAHQFVETDYREHCAWMLQYELAGLFAAGGTGEFFSLTPEEVGKVVKAAVEETAGKTPVIAGCGYGTAIAVELAKSAEANGADGVLLLPNYLMVPGQEGLAAHVEAVCKATSLGVIVYNRDNAVLQPETLEKLCDRNPNLVGFKDGVGDIELMMKVYARMGDRLTYVGGLPTAETFAPAYLEMGVTTYSSAIFNFVPDFALDFYKAVRARDHAAIMAGLRDFVLPYIALRDQGKGYAVSIVKAGMTAIGRTAGPVRPPLVDLTPAQLDQLKALIAGVQPAAPRLAANG from the coding sequence ATGGCCGCGACGATCGGCGGCGGCCTGCTGTCCTTCCCCGTCACCCACTTCGACACCGCCCACCAGTTCGTCGAGACCGACTACCGCGAGCACTGCGCCTGGATGCTCCAGTACGAGCTGGCCGGCCTGTTCGCCGCCGGCGGCACGGGCGAGTTCTTCTCCCTGACCCCCGAAGAGGTCGGCAAGGTGGTCAAGGCCGCGGTCGAGGAGACCGCCGGCAAGACTCCCGTCATCGCGGGCTGCGGCTATGGCACGGCCATCGCCGTCGAGCTGGCGAAGTCGGCCGAGGCCAACGGCGCCGACGGCGTCCTGCTGCTGCCCAACTACCTCATGGTCCCCGGCCAGGAGGGCCTCGCCGCCCATGTCGAGGCGGTCTGCAAGGCGACCTCGCTGGGCGTCATCGTCTACAACCGCGACAACGCCGTGCTCCAGCCCGAGACGCTGGAGAAGCTGTGCGACCGCAACCCCAACCTCGTCGGCTTCAAGGACGGCGTGGGCGACATCGAACTGATGATGAAGGTCTATGCCCGGATGGGCGATCGCCTGACCTACGTCGGCGGCCTGCCGACGGCCGAGACCTTCGCGCCCGCCTATCTGGAGATGGGCGTCACCACCTACTCCTCGGCCATATTCAACTTCGTGCCGGACTTCGCCCTGGACTTCTACAAGGCCGTCCGGGCCCGCGACCATGCCGCCATCATGGCTGGCCTGCGCGACTTCGTCCTGCCCTACATCGCCCTGCGCGACCAGGGTAAGGGCTATGCGGTCTCGATCGTGAAGGCGGGCATGACCGCCATCGGCCGCACCGCCGGTCCGGTCCGTCCGCCGCTGGTCGACCTGACCCCGGCCCAGCTGGACCAGCTCAAGGCCCTGATCGCGGGCGTTCAGCCGGCCGCGCCCAGGCTGGCGGCGAACGGATAG
- a CDS encoding SGNH/GDSL hydrolase family protein: MDRRLDLPPSSNAGPVVPPSPPNPNDVRGPLGPSTVANQTVSQTTTVSAAGDRLRIRMSNIYGAAPIRVGAVSVAVGDGAPVPVTFDGASGLILPAGAPRLSDPVALPVQAQDRLTISVFYPDEARLPTHRLRQVLTNGDTTGASVPADAPRQRLGALATAVEVETPTRASGPTRVIVAFGDSITEGTGSLPSGPGGWPERLAERMAGSGWAVVNAGIGGNRLLHQGSGPSALERLDADALAVSGAKCLILLEGINDIGRPARAEYAHEAVTAEDIIAGYRQVIARAHAAGLKVVVSTIPPFEDANYFTASGEAIRQSVNQWIRTTPDIDARLDYDAILRDPTRPTKLRAEYQSGDWLHPSDAGYAAMAGSIPLDVCN; encoded by the coding sequence GTGGATCGCCGCCTGGACCTTCCCCCGTCGTCCAACGCCGGCCCCGTGGTCCCGCCCTCCCCGCCCAATCCGAACGACGTCCGCGGCCCCCTCGGCCCCTCGACCGTCGCGAACCAGACGGTCAGCCAGACCACCACCGTCTCGGCCGCCGGCGACCGCCTCCGCATCCGCATGTCCAATATCTACGGCGCGGCCCCCATTCGCGTCGGCGCGGTCAGCGTCGCCGTCGGCGACGGCGCCCCCGTCCCCGTCACCTTCGACGGCGCGAGCGGCCTGATCCTGCCCGCCGGCGCCCCGCGCCTGTCCGACCCGGTCGCCCTGCCGGTCCAGGCGCAGGACCGCCTGACGATCAGCGTCTTCTACCCGGATGAGGCCCGCCTCCCGACCCACCGCCTGCGTCAGGTCCTGACCAACGGCGACACGACGGGTGCCTCCGTTCCCGCCGACGCCCCGCGCCAGCGCCTCGGCGCCCTCGCCACCGCCGTCGAGGTCGAGACCCCCACCCGGGCTTCTGGCCCCACCCGCGTCATCGTGGCTTTCGGCGACTCGATTACCGAGGGCACCGGCTCCCTGCCCTCCGGCCCCGGCGGCTGGCCCGAACGCCTCGCCGAGCGGATGGCGGGCTCCGGCTGGGCCGTGGTCAACGCCGGCATCGGCGGCAACCGCCTGCTGCATCAGGGCTCCGGTCCCTCCGCCCTCGAACGCCTCGACGCCGACGCCCTGGCCGTATCCGGCGCGAAATGCCTGATCCTGCTGGAGGGCATCAACGACATCGGCCGCCCCGCCCGCGCCGAATACGCCCACGAAGCCGTCACCGCCGAGGACATCATCGCCGGCTACCGACAGGTCATCGCCCGCGCCCATGCGGCGGGGCTGAAGGTGGTCGTCTCGACCATCCCGCCCTTCGAGGACGCCAACTATTTCACCGCGTCCGGCGAGGCGATCCGCCAGTCGGTCAACCAGTGGATCCGCACCACGCCCGACATCGACGCCCGCCTCGACTACGACGCCATCCTGCGCGACCCGACCCGACCGACGAAGCTGCGCGCCGAATACCAGAGCGGCGATTGGCTGCACCCGTCCGACGCCGGCTATGCGGCCATGGCGGGGTCGATCCCGCTGGATGTCTGCAATTAG
- a CDS encoding carboxylesterase/lipase family protein translates to MPTRRTVIATAGTAALVAGLPGAGWAEGAAPIATTKHGRVRGAVDQGIKVFKGVRYGADTSTRRFQPAVAPEAWTEVRDALEYGAASPQKSEEPNQSEDCLFLNVWTPELRDGGKRPVMVYVHGGAHANGSGSSPLYDGVALCKRGDVVVVTLNHRLNVFGYNGLGQLLSPHGGGAYGASGSVGNLDLLLALRWVRDNIAEFGGDPGNVMVFGQSGGGAKLVTLMAMPSAAGLYHKVITMSGQHVTAMGPQHAALRMRVFLDRLGLTPERAGELAAVPTAKLVEALSMDDPIEKGGITFWSVMDHDTLPRHPFVPDAPAESAHIPMIIGNTHDEARAFTAGDARNFSLTWDTVAAKLAPEFVVDLNAQYVVDWYRRQFPQMSPVDVFFAAATCGRSRPGHLIQAQERARLGDKTWMYQLDFGSPVDPKLGAYHSFDIALAFDNCHQPTSKTGTGPEARAVAAKMSETFIAFARTGNPNSAAIPEWKPYDLQTRPTMVFDVETRSVDDPRAEERKLFQVAPFLKQGT, encoded by the coding sequence ATGCCCACCCGCAGGACCGTGATCGCGACCGCCGGAACCGCCGCACTGGTCGCCGGCCTGCCGGGGGCGGGGTGGGCGGAAGGGGCGGCGCCGATCGCGACGACGAAGCACGGACGGGTGCGCGGGGCGGTCGATCAGGGGATCAAGGTGTTCAAGGGCGTCCGCTACGGCGCCGACACCTCGACGCGGCGCTTCCAGCCGGCGGTGGCGCCCGAGGCCTGGACGGAGGTCAGGGACGCCCTCGAGTACGGCGCGGCCAGCCCGCAGAAGTCGGAAGAGCCCAACCAGTCCGAGGACTGCCTGTTCCTGAACGTCTGGACGCCCGAGCTTCGCGACGGCGGGAAGCGGCCGGTCATGGTCTATGTCCACGGCGGGGCCCACGCCAACGGCTCGGGGTCGAGCCCGCTGTATGACGGGGTGGCCCTGTGCAAGCGCGGCGATGTGGTGGTGGTGACCCTGAACCATCGCTTGAACGTGTTTGGATACAATGGGTTAGGCCAGCTTCTGTCGCCGCATGGCGGGGGCGCCTATGGGGCCTCGGGCAGCGTCGGCAACCTCGACCTGCTGCTGGCCCTGCGCTGGGTGCGGGACAATATCGCCGAGTTCGGCGGCGACCCCGGCAATGTCATGGTCTTCGGCCAGTCGGGCGGCGGGGCCAAGCTGGTGACCCTGATGGCCATGCCCTCGGCGGCGGGCCTCTATCACAAGGTCATCACCATGAGTGGCCAGCATGTGACCGCCATGGGGCCCCAGCACGCGGCGCTGCGAATGCGGGTCTTCCTCGACCGTCTGGGCCTGACGCCGGAGCGTGCCGGGGAACTGGCCGCCGTGCCGACGGCGAAGCTGGTCGAGGCCCTGTCGATGGACGACCCGATCGAGAAGGGCGGCATCACCTTCTGGTCGGTGATGGACCACGACACCCTGCCGCGGCATCCCTTCGTGCCCGACGCCCCGGCCGAGAGCGCCCACATCCCGATGATCATCGGCAATACCCACGACGAGGCGCGGGCCTTCACGGCGGGCGATGCGCGGAATTTCTCGCTGACCTGGGACACGGTGGCGGCCAAGCTGGCGCCCGAGTTCGTGGTCGATCTGAACGCCCAGTATGTGGTCGACTGGTATCGCCGCCAGTTCCCGCAGATGTCGCCGGTCGATGTCTTCTTCGCCGCCGCGACCTGCGGCCGATCGCGGCCAGGGCATCTGATCCAGGCGCAGGAGCGGGCGCGGCTGGGGGATAAAACCTGGATGTACCAGCTGGACTTTGGCTCGCCGGTGGATCCGAAACTGGGCGCCTACCACTCGTTCGACATCGCCCTGGCCTTCGACAACTGTCACCAGCCGACCTCGAAGACGGGGACGGGACCGGAGGCGCGGGCGGTGGCCGCGAAGATGAGCGAGACCTTCATCGCCTTCGCCCGGACCGGAAATCCGAACAGCGCGGCCATCCCGGAGTGGAAGCCCTACGACCTGCAGACGCGGCCGACGATGGTGTTCGACGTCGAAACGCGGTCGGTCGACGACCCCCGGGCGGAGGAGCGCAAACTGTTCCAGGTCGCGCCCTTCCTGAAGCAGGGCACCTGA
- a CDS encoding LysR substrate-binding domain-containing protein has protein sequence MFELSQLRCFVAVAEELHFGRAAQRLNMTQPPLSRQVQLLERILGVVLLDRTSRSVRLTPAGRSFLIEAKRILRLADSAALATRRIASGDAGRVAVGFTAASGYSFLPNLVDLARTKLPNVDLTLRELVSGEQVEALLTGRIDLGLVRPPLTRPEFDKVRVLTEPLVAALPSGDPRLEKDVISLSDFGDQPMVMYAPEGAGYFHGMLSAMFDEAGVSPQYVQHMAQIHSILALVHARIGAAVVPEAATKLHFEGVEFRPLETSPERPVELFVAWRRDNDNPSLKPLLALIEAQGEHP, from the coding sequence ATGTTCGAACTCAGTCAGTTGCGCTGCTTCGTCGCCGTCGCCGAGGAACTCCACTTCGGGCGGGCGGCGCAGCGTCTCAACATGACCCAGCCGCCGCTGAGCCGGCAGGTCCAGCTGCTGGAGCGCATCCTAGGCGTGGTCCTGCTGGACCGGACCAGCCGGTCTGTGCGGCTGACGCCGGCCGGGCGGTCCTTCCTGATCGAGGCCAAGCGGATCCTGCGGCTGGCCGACAGCGCGGCCCTAGCCACGCGCCGCATTGCCTCGGGCGATGCCGGGAGGGTGGCGGTCGGCTTCACCGCCGCCTCGGGCTACAGCTTCCTGCCCAACCTCGTGGACCTGGCGCGGACGAAGCTGCCCAATGTCGACCTGACCCTGAGGGAGCTGGTCTCGGGCGAGCAGGTCGAGGCCCTGCTGACCGGACGCATCGACCTGGGCCTCGTGCGGCCGCCCCTGACCCGGCCCGAGTTCGACAAGGTCCGCGTCCTGACCGAGCCCTTGGTGGCGGCCCTGCCGAGCGGCGACCCACGGCTGGAGAAGGACGTCATCAGCCTGTCGGACTTCGGCGACCAGCCGATGGTCATGTATGCGCCCGAGGGCGCCGGCTACTTCCACGGCATGCTCAGCGCCATGTTCGACGAGGCCGGGGTGTCGCCCCAGTACGTCCAGCACATGGCCCAGATCCACTCCATCCTGGCCCTCGTCCACGCCCGGATCGGGGCGGCGGTGGTGCCGGAGGCGGCGACGAAGCTGCACTTCGAGGGGGTCGAGTTCCGGCCTCTGGAGACCTCGCCCGAGCGGCCCGTCGAGCTGTTCGTGGCCTGGCGACGCGACAACGACAACCCCAGTCTGAAGCCCCTGCTGGCCCTCATCGAGGCGCAAGGGGAGCACCCCTAA